From one Ignavibacteria bacterium genomic stretch:
- a CDS encoding ComF family protein, with translation MLSTLDLLFRRVAQAGCSLLSALDTVLYPQHCLITGEPLLGESPLRHVSTRGLDTCAPAPENHELMLTAQKRIGGDDIAFSSATSLWALEPESSINDVIVAIKYRGLHSLAVDLGKHLGEFLKERGPAWLQANTIHTNTYISYVPVHKTRKRERGYDQAQCIAQGVALALNRSVTQTLVRRRYTGTQTALSDAERARNMTDAFQSACTASLRGSTVLLVDDVFTTGATLNSAATALLCAGVRRVDVATLCATI, from the coding sequence ATGCTTTCAACATTAGACCTTCTCTTTCGGCGAGTAGCTCAGGCAGGCTGCTCGCTGCTGAGCGCGTTAGATACGGTATTGTATCCGCAACACTGCCTGATTACCGGAGAACCACTGCTGGGTGAATCACCACTTCGGCATGTAAGCACACGGGGGCTTGATACATGCGCACCTGCCCCCGAAAACCACGAACTCATGCTAACGGCTCAGAAGAGAATTGGTGGTGACGATATCGCATTCAGCAGTGCAACATCCCTGTGGGCACTGGAACCGGAATCATCAATTAATGACGTTATTGTCGCAATTAAATATCGTGGCCTGCATTCCCTTGCGGTTGACCTCGGCAAACACCTTGGCGAGTTCCTTAAGGAGCGGGGGCCGGCCTGGCTTCAGGCTAACACGATTCACACCAATACCTATATCAGCTATGTACCCGTACATAAAACCCGTAAACGCGAACGTGGGTATGACCAGGCACAGTGTATAGCGCAGGGTGTAGCACTGGCACTTAACCGCTCTGTTACCCAAACTCTGGTACGCAGGCGGTACACCGGAACACAAACTGCACTGTCTGACGCTGAGCGGGCACGCAATATGACCGATGCTTTTCAGTCGGCATGCACAGCCAGTCTGCGCGGCAGCACTGTCCTGCTGGTTGACGATGTCTTTACCACAGGAGCAACCCTGAACAGCGCAGCTACTGCCCTGCTCTGTGCCGGTGTGCGAAGAGTTGATGTGGCAACACTCTGCGCCACAATCTGA
- a CDS encoding RDD family protein: protein MSTNPFFVPNDQPVLERIGAGPRIVAAIIDMLGTMLLSILLIFILMNSDIAATQQTQETLDSILDVYSALGVPAEVSDFATKFIPAMMLAGTIAAIAYSLIEGLTGASPGKRIMRIRICNADASAASLPTLLFRWSLKNISSVCSFLALAPFLAFVGTIGSFLGLIIFFGYFAMLGVNRQALYDIIAKTAVYRVS, encoded by the coding sequence ATGTCAACAAATCCCTTTTTTGTACCGAACGATCAGCCGGTGCTTGAGCGCATCGGAGCGGGTCCACGCATCGTTGCCGCAATTATCGACATGCTGGGAACGATGCTGTTAAGCATCCTACTGATTTTTATTTTAATGAACAGTGATATTGCTGCAACTCAGCAAACACAGGAAACTCTTGACTCTATCCTGGATGTGTATTCTGCTCTTGGCGTCCCTGCCGAGGTATCTGATTTTGCCACGAAGTTCATCCCGGCAATGATGCTGGCGGGAACCATCGCCGCCATCGCTTACAGCTTAATTGAAGGTCTTACGGGAGCTTCGCCCGGCAAGCGCATCATGCGCATCCGTATATGCAATGCCGATGCGTCGGCAGCTTCACTGCCGACGCTTTTGTTTCGGTGGAGTCTTAAGAATATCTCATCAGTCTGCAGTTTTCTGGCCCTGGCACCATTCCTTGCCTTTGTTGGTACCATTGGCTCATTCCTGGGCTTGATAATTTTCTTTGGATACTTTGCCATGCTGGGCGTTAACAGGCAGGCACTGTACGATATCATTGCAAAAACAGCCGTTTACAGGGTAAGCTGA
- a CDS encoding bifunctional homocysteine S-methyltransferase/methylenetetrahydrofolate reductase gives MIFNKRGSRPFITDGSMAVELAKRGFAERPPDRYNLSSPTVVERIYHDFIQAGATLLQTNTLFSNRFALESVMLSARVAELNRKGVWLARTASAGRVPVLGVIGPTGRLLQPLGPLNATDAVECFREQAASLLSAGCDAIALKSFIDITELEIAISAVRAVSTDVDVIALKSFPEDAAVLSGPYPKLFAKRITRLGIQAFGSNGTVGPQRMVGIIDALANDTIPLVAIPDVGIPTMIGGTAVYHADPEYVGQAATRLAEHGASIVGADGGATVEHIAAIAQAVASASVGSKTPVAQVTEHNAVPDSHPKPPTQWYTDLQSKFVRTVELDIPRGLDMSSVIEGARYLHTNGIDAVNISDGARARLRMNPISISRLVMDAVGIQCITHMACRDRNMVGLQSDLLGAHELDVRNILAVTGDPTHIGDFPYASSVYDVDSIGMIRAMDRMNHGNDLMGNPLGSATSFSIACAVNPAADDIEREVDRLAQKAEQGAIAAFSQPVFDDDALYTFLERISNIPIKFIVGIIPLRNLRHAEFLHFEVPGMHIPSWVRKHMLENNESQQQATSAGIHLAVQMLSAVKNKVHGVYLMPPFKKYSVAVEVLQRAGL, from the coding sequence ATGATATTTAACAAGCGAGGCAGCCGCCCGTTCATTACCGATGGTTCGATGGCTGTGGAGTTGGCAAAAAGGGGCTTTGCCGAGCGTCCGCCCGATAGGTATAATCTGTCGTCACCCACGGTAGTAGAACGTATTTACCACGACTTCATCCAGGCAGGAGCAACACTGCTTCAAACCAATACCCTGTTCTCCAACCGGTTTGCATTGGAATCAGTCATGCTCTCCGCACGGGTTGCCGAACTTAATCGCAAGGGTGTGTGGCTGGCACGGACTGCGTCGGCCGGACGTGTACCGGTGCTTGGAGTGATTGGTCCTACCGGCCGTTTACTGCAGCCCCTTGGTCCGCTTAATGCCACCGATGCAGTGGAGTGCTTCCGGGAACAGGCAGCATCACTACTTTCTGCAGGCTGCGATGCCATTGCCCTGAAGTCATTTATCGATATTACCGAACTGGAGATCGCAATATCAGCAGTACGCGCTGTGAGTACTGATGTTGATGTTATCGCCTTGAAGAGTTTTCCGGAGGACGCTGCCGTCCTCTCGGGACCCTACCCGAAGCTATTTGCCAAACGAATTACCCGGCTGGGTATCCAGGCGTTTGGAAGCAATGGTACCGTGGGTCCGCAAAGAATGGTAGGCATCATTGATGCACTGGCAAACGATACAATCCCACTGGTAGCCATCCCGGATGTGGGTATCCCCACCATGATTGGCGGGACGGCGGTGTACCATGCAGACCCGGAGTATGTTGGTCAGGCTGCCACCAGACTGGCAGAACACGGTGCCAGCATCGTTGGCGCCGATGGTGGTGCTACCGTCGAGCATATCGCTGCAATTGCTCAGGCAGTAGCATCCGCCAGCGTCGGGAGCAAAACACCGGTGGCACAGGTTACGGAGCATAACGCCGTACCTGACTCACATCCCAAGCCCCCTACCCAATGGTACACTGATTTACAATCAAAGTTTGTGCGGACGGTAGAACTTGATATCCCGCGCGGCCTCGATATGAGCTCGGTGATAGAGGGGGCACGATATCTACATACGAATGGGATTGATGCTGTGAATATCAGCGATGGTGCGCGGGCACGCCTGCGGATGAACCCGATTAGTATCTCCCGACTTGTTATGGATGCCGTTGGGATTCAGTGCATCACCCACATGGCTTGTCGTGACCGCAACATGGTTGGCCTTCAAAGCGATTTGCTGGGTGCTCATGAGCTGGACGTGCGTAATATTCTGGCGGTGACCGGTGACCCCACACATATCGGTGACTTCCCGTATGCCTCCAGCGTGTATGATGTGGACAGTATTGGCATGATCAGGGCAATGGACCGGATGAACCATGGGAACGACCTCATGGGTAACCCGTTGGGGTCTGCAACATCGTTCAGCATTGCATGTGCTGTAAATCCCGCCGCCGATGATATTGAGCGCGAAGTTGACCGTCTGGCACAGAAGGCGGAGCAAGGGGCTATAGCAGCGTTTTCACAACCTGTGTTTGATGACGACGCACTGTACACATTCCTGGAGCGGATTAGCAACATACCAATTAAATTTATTGTTGGCATTATACCGCTTCGAAATCTGCGCCATGCCGAATTCCTACATTTTGAAGTCCCGGGCATGCATATCCCTTCATGGGTTCGCAAGCACATGCTTGAAAACAATGAGTCGCAGCAACAGGCCACCAGCGCCGGCATTCATCTGGCAGTCCAAATGCTGTCAGCCGTGAAGAATAAAGTACATGGCGTCTACCTAATGCCTCCGTTTAAAAAATACAGTGTAGCTGTTGAAGTATTACAGCGTGCCGGTTTGTAA
- a CDS encoding DoxX family membrane protein, translating into MQALPIILFVVRVFIGGFFLYAAVPKIADPLAFATSISHYHLLPNWAVNGTALILPWLELLTGTALLLGFKTRTSAALCGAMLVVFTIAVAYAVIQGLQIDCGCFGDQGGEEVSWLKVAKNTAMIAGCVLLILKPVTFLSIDERFSKPV; encoded by the coding sequence ATGCAAGCATTACCAATCATTTTATTTGTGGTTCGGGTTTTTATCGGTGGCTTCTTCCTGTATGCTGCCGTACCCAAAATTGCCGATCCTCTGGCATTTGCCACCAGTATTTCGCACTACCACCTGCTTCCGAACTGGGCTGTCAATGGCACGGCACTGATTCTGCCGTGGCTTGAATTACTTACCGGCACTGCGTTACTTCTGGGTTTTAAAACACGCACCTCTGCCGCGTTGTGCGGTGCAATGCTGGTGGTTTTTACCATTGCCGTAGCCTATGCCGTCATCCAAGGCTTGCAGATAGACTGCGGATGTTTTGGTGACCAGGGTGGCGAAGAAGTGAGCTGGCTAAAGGTGGCAAAGAACACGGCAATGATTGCCGGGTGCGTTCTGCTGATACTCAAACCGGTTACCTTCCTTTCGATTGACGAACGGTTTTCTAAACCTGTATGA
- a CDS encoding signal peptidase I: MDEFGVDGETTGLFALIFGALALYLIVAIGVYILVSFGLGKCFEKAGKPLWAAFIPVYNMVVVLEIIGRPLWWLALVLLAIIPIIGSLVVLILSAIVWIDFAKSFGKTMAWGILITFFSPIMLPIMGFSSDIAYIGPAAKQGGTSNLI, from the coding sequence ATGGATGAATTTGGAGTTGATGGAGAGACTACCGGGCTGTTTGCCCTGATATTTGGGGCTTTGGCACTGTATCTCATTGTAGCCATCGGGGTGTATATTCTTGTCAGTTTTGGTCTTGGCAAGTGTTTTGAAAAAGCCGGTAAACCATTGTGGGCAGCCTTCATTCCTGTTTACAATATGGTTGTTGTGCTTGAAATAATTGGACGTCCCCTCTGGTGGCTTGCCTTAGTCCTCCTTGCTATTATTCCCATTATCGGATCACTGGTGGTCCTTATTCTTTCTGCCATCGTCTGGATTGATTTTGCAAAGAGTTTTGGAAAAACAATGGCTTGGGGAATTCTGATCACGTTTTTTAGCCCGATTATGCTTCCCATCATGGGATTTAGTTCTGACATTGCATACATTGGTCCTGCGGCCAAACAGGGTGGAACATCGAATTTGATATAA
- a CDS encoding signal peptidase I — protein sequence MDDIGLGAAETGILAGAFAAIMIVGLLVYLFIGFCLGKCFEKAGKPLWAGFIPIYNIVILLEIVGRPLWWLALFLLGFIPIVGSIAVLVIMAILWIDFAKSYGKDVVWGILLLFFNIIMLPIMAFSKEIAYVGPSAKSAAS from the coding sequence ATGGATGATATTGGACTCGGTGCAGCGGAAACCGGAATATTGGCTGGAGCCTTTGCTGCAATAATGATCGTTGGTCTTCTGGTGTACCTTTTTATTGGCTTTTGCCTTGGCAAATGCTTCGAAAAGGCCGGGAAGCCGTTATGGGCTGGATTTATACCAATCTATAACATCGTAATACTTCTCGAAATTGTGGGAAGACCACTCTGGTGGCTTGCACTGTTCCTTTTGGGATTTATTCCAATCGTTGGCTCAATTGCAGTGTTGGTGATTATGGCAATCCTCTGGATTGATTTTGCAAAAAGTTATGGTAAGGACGTTGTTTGGGGGATTCTTCTACTATTCTTTAATATCATCATGCTGCCAATCATGGCCTTTAGCAAGGAGATAGCCTACGTTGGGCCGTCAGCCAAGTCAGCTGCGTCCTAA
- a CDS encoding zinc-dependent metalloprotease translates to MKFINTASLASLFGLAFLIVAGCSSTSTITKTSADGPDSAAKSARFKPYAKVITKEAISTPGLFSVHRIGEKIFFEIPVSRLNQEYLLVSRISKTPQVGYGGEELNTSVIKWERKFDKILLRTVSYENVAPDTAAIYRAVQAANFGEIIEAFPIQAFSTDSQNVVINVTGLFTDDVSLLTPGSGIRKQYKISRLFKERSYVDYVRSFPANIEIENVLTFAASEPPQNPSSQVMSFSIHHSMVELPQKPMIPRLADPRVGYFSLWQTDYGRPEPEAVTRRYILRWRLEPSDTAAFLRGELVEPIKPITYYIDPATPYQWRPWLKKGIESWNPAFEKAGFKNAVRVLDPPSPEEDSTWSAEDARYSVIRYYPSPIENAYGPNIHDPRTGEIIESDIGWYHNILKLQTGWFFAQAVSDPRSHTLPYPDSLMGELIATVAAHEFGHTIGLPHNMGASSAYPVDSLRSKTFCATYGTAPSIMDYARYNYIAQPGDDVDVFPKVGPYDVWSVFWGYRPIIGATTSDDELDSLHAWATAAEADPYKRFGGQQWMVFDPTSQMEDLGDDPMKAGEYGIANLKRAMGYVYNATYKNGTDFKSLSESVDDIWAQFSREVGHVANVPGGVVVSRRVFGSTSPISYTPVSRTKQKAAVAWLGTHLVKTPLWLLDSSITSILNPITLTEKLASVQTRYIRTAMSNDKLVRMLSLEAQNQAPYKASELLADIESLVFSQDFMRSPDYYQRNMQRDFVEALIAKTEKTDISKLGEWARYFFVDVYATDVRSLARTHLSQLEKKLQGAGTDAFSKGHFADLRLQIQRALAVTK, encoded by the coding sequence ATGAAATTCATTAACACAGCTTCTCTTGCTTCCCTGTTTGGCCTTGCATTTCTGATAGTGGCAGGATGCAGCTCAACCTCAACAATAACCAAAACTTCTGCCGACGGACCTGATTCGGCAGCCAAGAGTGCACGATTCAAGCCGTACGCAAAGGTCATTACCAAGGAAGCGATTTCTACACCTGGATTATTTAGTGTCCACCGTATCGGTGAAAAAATCTTTTTCGAGATTCCGGTCTCCCGGCTGAACCAGGAGTACTTGCTTGTGAGTAGGATTTCAAAGACGCCACAGGTTGGTTATGGCGGTGAAGAGCTGAATACGTCGGTGATTAAATGGGAGCGCAAATTCGATAAGATTCTGCTGCGCACCGTCAGCTATGAAAATGTTGCACCTGATACTGCTGCGATTTACCGGGCAGTACAGGCTGCCAATTTTGGCGAGATCATCGAGGCATTTCCGATACAGGCCTTTAGTACCGATTCGCAAAACGTGGTGATTAACGTTACCGGGTTGTTTACAGACGATGTAAGTCTGCTTACGCCGGGTTCTGGCATACGCAAGCAGTACAAGATTTCGAGGTTGTTTAAGGAGAGGTCATACGTAGATTACGTGCGCAGCTTCCCTGCGAATATCGAAATTGAAAATGTTCTCACCTTTGCTGCATCAGAGCCCCCTCAGAATCCCTCGTCGCAGGTCATGTCATTCTCTATCCATCACAGCATGGTAGAACTACCCCAAAAACCGATGATACCGCGCCTGGCCGATCCGCGTGTAGGCTACTTCTCGCTCTGGCAAACCGATTACGGCAGACCCGAACCGGAAGCTGTCACGCGCCGCTACATCCTGCGGTGGCGTCTCGAACCGTCCGACACAGCAGCCTTTCTGCGTGGTGAGCTGGTCGAGCCAATTAAGCCTATCACGTACTACATCGACCCGGCAACCCCGTATCAGTGGCGTCCGTGGCTTAAAAAAGGAATCGAATCATGGAACCCAGCCTTCGAGAAGGCCGGCTTTAAAAACGCAGTCCGGGTATTGGACCCGCCTTCTCCGGAGGAGGACTCTACGTGGTCAGCCGAAGATGCCCGCTATAGTGTTATTCGTTACTATCCGTCGCCAATCGAAAATGCATATGGGCCAAACATTCACGATCCGCGAACAGGTGAGATCATTGAGAGCGACATTGGCTGGTACCACAACATTTTAAAGTTGCAAACAGGCTGGTTTTTTGCCCAGGCTGTCAGCGACCCGCGGTCGCATACCCTGCCGTATCCCGATAGTTTGATGGGCGAACTCATTGCCACGGTAGCGGCACACGAGTTCGGACATACCATTGGCTTACCCCACAACATGGGTGCCAGCAGTGCTTACCCGGTAGATTCACTTCGATCAAAAACATTCTGTGCCACGTATGGTACAGCCCCCTCAATTATGGACTATGCACGGTACAACTACATTGCACAGCCGGGCGACGATGTGGATGTGTTCCCCAAGGTGGGTCCGTACGACGTTTGGTCGGTATTCTGGGGGTACCGTCCGATTATCGGTGCCACAACCAGCGATGACGAGTTGGATTCGCTGCATGCATGGGCAACGGCGGCAGAAGCCGATCCGTATAAACGTTTTGGCGGACAGCAGTGGATGGTGTTTGATCCTACGTCACAAATGGAAGATCTTGGTGACGATCCGATGAAGGCTGGCGAGTACGGGATAGCAAATCTGAAGCGTGCCATGGGATACGTTTACAATGCCACCTATAAAAACGGCACCGACTTCAAGAGTTTATCGGAAAGCGTGGATGATATCTGGGCACAGTTCTCACGCGAAGTTGGTCATGTAGCAAACGTCCCCGGCGGTGTTGTTGTTTCGCGCCGGGTGTTTGGCTCCACCAGTCCGATCTCGTACACGCCTGTATCACGCACCAAGCAGAAAGCAGCCGTTGCCTGGCTTGGAACACATTTGGTGAAAACACCGCTCTGGCTGCTGGACAGTTCCATCACCAGCATACTCAATCCGATTACGTTGACCGAAAAACTTGCATCAGTGCAAACACGATACATCCGCACCGCCATGAGCAATGATAAACTGGTGCGCATGCTTTCGCTTGAAGCACAGAATCAGGCACCGTACAAAGCCTCTGAGCTTCTTGCCGACATTGAATCGCTGGTATTCAGCCAAGACTTTATGCGTAGTCCGGACTACTATCAACGCAATATGCAGCGTGACTTCGTGGAAGCTCTCATTGCAAAAACCGAAAAAACAGATATTTCAAAGCTCGGGGAGTGGGCCCGCTACTTTTTTGTTGATGTTTACGCAACCGACGTACGCTCCCTTGCACGAACCCACCTCTCGCAGTTAGAAAAGAAGTTGCAAGGGGCTGGGACAGATGCGTTCAGTAAAGGTCACTTTGCAGATCTTCGACTGCAAATACAGCGGGCACTGGCGGTTACCAAGTAG
- the pyrF gene encoding orotidine-5'-phosphate decarboxylase produces MIPPSGLCVGLDPDINRMPLKYQSVAAIPEFLDTIIRATQHVASAYKINTAFFEQYGLEGIKAMFKTRELVGSSFCIIDAKRGDIGNTSGAYARALFTELRADAVTVAPYMGSDSIQPFLDTGFTYILALTSNVGSANFQLRHTRSADGSVQELYRCVMDTVLQWPNSRNVGFVVGATHSELLAEIRSAYRQVPFLIPGIGAQGALADEVKKANGGAPALFNVSRAVLYAGTDQDFCLAACAAAEQFAAELSPNP; encoded by the coding sequence ATGATACCACCAAGCGGACTTTGCGTGGGGTTAGACCCCGACATTAACCGTATGCCACTGAAATATCAGTCGGTTGCAGCAATCCCGGAGTTTCTTGATACCATCATTCGTGCCACTCAACACGTAGCTTCTGCCTATAAGATCAATACAGCTTTTTTTGAACAGTATGGTCTTGAAGGTATTAAAGCTATGTTCAAAACGCGCGAGCTGGTAGGAAGTTCCTTCTGCATTATCGATGCAAAGCGGGGCGACATTGGCAACACGTCGGGAGCCTATGCACGAGCATTGTTTACCGAGCTCAGGGCTGATGCTGTTACCGTAGCCCCCTACATGGGGAGCGATTCGATTCAGCCCTTCTTGGATACCGGGTTTACGTATATTTTGGCACTGACCAGTAACGTGGGATCGGCTAACTTCCAGCTTCGGCACACCCGGAGTGCCGACGGATCGGTGCAAGAACTCTACCGATGTGTTATGGATACCGTGTTGCAGTGGCCTAACTCCAGAAATGTGGGCTTCGTTGTTGGTGCTACCCATTCGGAGCTCCTAGCCGAGATTCGAAGCGCCTATCGGCAGGTGCCATTTTTAATTCCGGGTATTGGGGCGCAGGGGGCTTTGGCAGACGAGGTAAAGAAAGCTAACGGGGGTGCACCGGCATTGTTCAATGTTAGCCGGGCAGTGCTGTATGCCGGAACAGACCAGGATTTTTGTCTGGCTGCATGTGCGGCTGCAGAACAGTTTGCTGCAGAGTTATCGCCCAACCCGTAG
- a CDS encoding DUF2851 family protein, with translation MAVTDLPERLLQQAVHLALTEPSRTWECTNGDTIQVIAAGLPNVYAGPDFSDMAVLHHGTVVVGNGEFHVRESDWLNHNHTGNPDYEHLLLHIVMVRDTPLPGVARWTLQVPAADVSDALRRQRHSKVTTVADVEEIQHFALLRLMRQTATARQAIKRVGKAEALKFMVAGWTARLMARRHRPLDTALMRSLRTAIVASPLGSLVAEIETTPAPHLVLMLQSAERYPIAAEGIGVRREVVVNVILPALCAAATQEQRVVLLQWYWSTPAIHAYAILRQRFANQSQHYVWQQQGMLEYLRMHGKRISTCGETLRSYGVDGILEFIRASGVA, from the coding sequence ATGGCAGTTACCGATTTACCCGAGCGATTGCTGCAGCAGGCAGTACACCTTGCCCTTACTGAACCGTCGCGCACGTGGGAGTGTACCAACGGCGATACCATCCAGGTTATAGCGGCCGGTTTACCAAATGTGTATGCCGGCCCCGACTTTTCCGACATGGCGGTGCTACATCACGGTACCGTGGTTGTTGGCAACGGCGAGTTCCATGTTCGCGAATCAGACTGGCTGAACCACAATCATACCGGTAACCCTGACTACGAGCATCTGCTCCTGCATATCGTCATGGTTCGTGATACGCCGCTTCCAGGAGTGGCCCGGTGGACTCTCCAGGTACCCGCTGCCGATGTTTCGGATGCTCTCCGGCGTCAGCGACACTCCAAGGTTACTACCGTTGCTGATGTTGAAGAAATCCAACATTTCGCTCTACTCCGGCTGATGCGGCAAACAGCCACAGCACGCCAGGCCATTAAGCGTGTAGGGAAGGCAGAAGCGCTGAAGTTCATGGTAGCCGGGTGGACGGCCCGGTTGATGGCGCGCCGGCACCGTCCGCTCGATACTGCACTAATGCGAAGTCTTCGTACCGCCATCGTTGCCTCGCCACTCGGCAGTCTGGTAGCCGAAATCGAAACAACACCTGCCCCGCATCTTGTGCTCATGCTCCAGTCTGCCGAGCGTTACCCAATTGCAGCCGAGGGAATTGGGGTACGCCGCGAGGTTGTTGTTAACGTTATCCTTCCGGCTCTGTGTGCCGCAGCCACTCAGGAACAGCGCGTAGTTCTGCTGCAGTGGTACTGGAGTACACCGGCAATCCACGCCTATGCAATTCTGCGTCAGCGTTTTGCCAACCAGTCACAGCACTACGTATGGCAGCAGCAGGGCATGCTGGAGTATTTGCGAATGCATGGCAAACGTATCTCTACCTGTGGCGAAACATTGCGCAGTTACGGTGTTGATGGTATTCTTGAATTTATCAGAGCCTCCGGTGTAGCGTGA
- a CDS encoding NAD-dependent epimerase/dehydratase family protein, with the protein MKTVLITGAGGEMGHSLLEAFHKAGNVRVVGMDLHPLNESVADYVTEFIQGDITAPSVLGQLEVFDYDEVYHLAALLSTSAERNPELAHHVNVDGTMNLLSMTRRIGVRTGKNVKFLFPSTIAVYGLPNIVVKNSATPVLEDEFLNPITMYGVNKLYCENLGAYMSDRYGQLTGADPSRGVDFRALRFPGLISATTIPSGGTSDYAPEMIHAAAQGKSYECFVRDDTRIPFMAMPDGVKALLTLAQAPLESLRRRVYNINAFSPTASEIAGMVLESFPDAQITYKPHEIRQRIVDSWCAEVNDTAARADWGWMPDYDFRRTFSDYLVPIISSVYA; encoded by the coding sequence ATGAAGACTGTACTGATCACGGGAGCAGGCGGAGAAATGGGACACAGCCTGCTGGAGGCATTCCATAAGGCAGGTAATGTTCGAGTTGTTGGTATGGACCTGCACCCACTCAACGAATCAGTAGCCGACTATGTAACCGAATTTATTCAGGGCGATATTACAGCTCCTTCTGTTCTGGGACAGTTGGAAGTATTTGATTATGATGAAGTTTATCATCTTGCCGCCCTGCTTTCTACCAGTGCTGAGCGAAACCCCGAGCTTGCCCACCATGTAAATGTTGACGGCACCATGAATTTGCTTTCCATGACTCGCAGGATCGGTGTCCGTACAGGGAAGAACGTTAAATTTCTCTTTCCCAGTACCATTGCGGTGTATGGTTTGCCCAACATTGTCGTGAAGAACTCAGCCACGCCGGTACTGGAAGACGAGTTCCTGAACCCCATCACCATGTATGGTGTGAACAAACTATACTGCGAAAATCTTGGCGCGTATATGTCGGATCGGTACGGACAACTTACCGGTGCCGATCCATCACGTGGTGTTGACTTCCGTGCACTCCGGTTCCCCGGGTTGATTTCAGCAACCACCATCCCCAGTGGTGGAACCAGCGACTACGCTCCCGAAATGATCCATGCTGCCGCACAGGGTAAGTCGTACGAATGCTTTGTCCGTGACGATACCCGTATCCCGTTTATGGCAATGCCTGACGGCGTGAAGGCTTTACTCACATTGGCTCAAGCCCCTTTAGAATCACTGCGCCGGAGGGTTTACAACATCAACGCATTTTCGCCAACGGCCTCCGAGATTGCAGGTATGGTTCTGGAATCGTTCCCGGATGCGCAGATTACGTATAAGCCGCATGAGATCCGGCAGCGGATTGTTGACAGTTGGTGTGCCGAAGTGAATGATACGGCTGCCAGGGCTGACTGGGGATGGATGCCTGACTATGATTTCCGGCGGACGTTTTCTGACTACCTTGTTCCAATAATCTCGAGTGTGTACGCATAG